One Mycobacterium sp. SMC-4 DNA window includes the following coding sequences:
- the rseA gene encoding anti-sigma E factor RseA — protein sequence MFERGHSFRRAFSWLPSPFASQSDAPVGPRQFGSTEHLSVEALAAYVDGELRMTAYLRAAQHLSVCPECAWEVDAQRQAREALRDSCPVAMPSSLLNLLSKIPHDTPPEPGPVDSAQLADRVQRDRRKRR from the coding sequence GTGTTCGAACGTGGACACTCGTTCCGGCGCGCCTTTTCCTGGCTGCCCTCCCCGTTCGCCTCTCAGAGCGATGCGCCGGTCGGCCCGCGCCAGTTCGGCTCGACCGAGCACCTCTCGGTCGAGGCCCTTGCCGCCTACGTCGACGGCGAGCTGAGGATGACGGCCTATCTGCGCGCTGCGCAGCACCTGTCGGTGTGTCCGGAATGCGCCTGGGAGGTCGACGCTCAGCGCCAAGCCCGGGAAGCCTTGCGGGACTCGTGCCCGGTGGCGATGCCGAGCTCGCTGCTGAACCTGTTGTCCAAGATTCCGCACGACACCCCGCCTGAACCGGGGCCGGTCGACTCGGCACAGCTTGCTGACCGCGTCCAGCGTGACCGCCGTAAACGCCGGTAG
- a CDS encoding S1C family serine protease, with translation MTNLDQTGRERLEPRPVSRPPVDPAATRAFGRPAGVRGSFLGADKHRDQGEYTPKDQAPDPVLAEAFGRPFAGTESLQRHPTDAGALEAEKDAGPDDIDDPWRNPGAPVALGTPAMAPSAPTVAAAPVGKLGVRDVLFGGRVSYTALAVLGIIALVLGLTGGWVGRKTAEVTQAFTTSKVTLQTGDGGERPEGHFARVAAAVADSVVTIEAKSDSEGAQGSGVVVDDRGYVVTNNHVISEAASNPSKFRMAVVFNDGTEVPANLVGRDPKTDLAVLKVDNVDNLTVARLGDSETLRVGEEVIAAGAPLGLRSTVTHGIISALNRPVPLSGDGTDTDTVIDGVQTDASINHGNSGGPLINMNAEVIGINTAGKSLSESASGLGFAIPVNEVKQVVESLIENGKIAHPTLGLSARSVSNDIARGAQIANVTAGGPAERAGILENDVVVKVGNRNVADADEFVVAVRQLRIGEPAPIEVVRDGRPVTLTVTPNPDDST, from the coding sequence GTGACCAATCTGGACCAGACCGGTCGGGAGCGCCTCGAGCCGCGTCCGGTGTCCCGTCCTCCGGTGGATCCGGCTGCCACGCGCGCGTTCGGCAGGCCGGCCGGTGTGCGCGGTTCGTTCCTGGGTGCCGACAAGCACCGGGACCAGGGTGAGTACACCCCCAAGGATCAGGCTCCCGACCCCGTGCTGGCCGAGGCGTTCGGTCGCCCTTTCGCCGGCACCGAATCCTTGCAGCGGCATCCCACCGACGCCGGGGCCCTGGAGGCCGAGAAAGACGCCGGCCCCGACGACATCGACGACCCGTGGCGCAACCCGGGTGCGCCGGTCGCACTGGGCACTCCGGCGATGGCGCCGTCGGCCCCCACCGTGGCCGCCGCACCGGTCGGCAAGCTCGGCGTGCGCGATGTGCTCTTCGGCGGTCGGGTGTCCTACACGGCCCTGGCGGTGCTCGGGATCATCGCTCTGGTGCTGGGATTGACCGGCGGCTGGGTGGGCCGCAAGACCGCCGAGGTGACTCAGGCGTTCACCACGTCGAAGGTCACTCTGCAGACCGGTGACGGGGGGGAACGTCCCGAAGGTCACTTCGCCAGAGTGGCTGCGGCGGTCGCCGATTCGGTGGTCACCATCGAGGCCAAGAGCGACTCCGAAGGCGCACAGGGCTCGGGCGTGGTCGTCGACGATCGCGGCTACGTCGTCACCAACAACCATGTGATCTCCGAGGCTGCCAGCAACCCGAGCAAGTTCAGGATGGCCGTGGTGTTCAACGACGGCACGGAAGTCCCGGCCAACCTCGTCGGTCGTGACCCGAAGACCGATCTGGCGGTCCTCAAGGTCGACAACGTCGACAACCTCACGGTGGCGCGCCTCGGTGACTCCGAGACGCTGCGAGTCGGGGAAGAAGTCATCGCCGCCGGCGCGCCCCTCGGACTGCGCAGCACCGTGACGCACGGCATCATCAGCGCATTGAACCGCCCGGTTCCGCTCTCCGGTGACGGCACCGACACCGACACCGTGATCGACGGTGTGCAGACCGATGCCTCGATCAACCACGGCAACTCCGGCGGTCCGTTGATCAACATGAACGCCGAGGTGATCGGCATCAACACGGCCGGCAAGTCGCTGTCCGAGAGCGCCAGCGGGCTGGGCTTCGCGATCCCGGTCAACGAGGTCAAGCAGGTCGTCGAGTCGTTGATCGAGAACGGCAAGATCGCCCATCCGACGCTGGGCCTGTCCGCACGTTCGGTCAGCAACGACATCGCCAGGGGCGCCCAGATCGCCAACGTGACGGCCGGCGGACCTGCCGAGCGGGCCGGAATCCTGGAGAACGACGTGGTCGTCAAGGTCGGTAATCGCAACGTCGCCGACGCCGACGAGTTCGTCGTCGCCGTGCGCCAACTCAGAATCGGTGAGCCGGCGCCCATCGAGGTGGTTCGTGACGGCAGGCCGGTGACGCTGACCGTGACGCCCAACCCCGACGACAGCACCTAG